The DNA segment AAGCCGGGCGTCGCCGGACGGCGTTTCCTGACCCGGAATTTCCAGGCCGCCGCTTTCAGGCGCATCAGGCCACCGCTACCACATCCAGGATTCGCTGGATCACTCGATCCTGATCGATACCGGCGGCTTCCGCCTCGAAGGACAGAATCAGGCGATGACGCAGCACGTCGAAGAGCACCGCCTGGATATCCTCGGGGCTCACGAAATCGCGGCCGGCCATCCAGGCGTGGGCGCGGGCGCAGCGGTCCAGGGCGATGGAGCCGCGCGGGCTGGCGCCCCAGGCCAGCCACTCGGCCATCTCGCTGTCGAACTTGGCCGGGGTACGGGTGGCCATCACCAGATGCACCAGGTATTCCTCCACGGCGTCGGCCATGTAGAGCCCGAGGATCTCCTTGCGCGCCCCGAAAATCGCCTGCTGGCTGACCTGGAGTTCGGCACGGGTTTCGCCATGCAGCGCTTCGCCGCGTGCCTGCTGGAGAATCTTGCGCTCCACCGAGGCATCCGGGTAACCGATGCGCACGTGCATCAGGAAACGGTCGAGCTGGGCTTCGGGCAGGGGATAGGTGCCTTCCTGCTCGATGGGGTTCTGGGTCGCCATGACCAGGAACAGCGGCGGCAGGTTGTAGGTGGAGCGGCCGATGGACACCTGGCGCTCGGCCATGGCTTCCAGCAGCGCCGACTGCACCTTGGCCGGCGCGCGGTTGATTTCGTCGGCCAGGACCAGGTTGTGGAAGATCGGCCCCTGCTGGAAGACGAAGCTGCCGTTTTCCGGCCGATAGATTTCCGTGCCGGTGATGTCGGCAGGAAGCAAGTCCGGGGTGAACTGGATGCGATGGAACTCCGCTTCCACACCGTCCGCGAGGTCCTTGATGGCCTTGGTCTTGGCCAGGCCCGGGGCACCCTCAACCAGCAGGTGCCCGTCGGCGAGCAAGGCAACCAGCAGGCGGTCGATGAGCTTCTCCTGGCCGAGGATCTGGGTGGAAAGGAAGTTTCGAAGGGCAACTAGCGCGTCACGGTGTTCCATCGATGGACTCGTTGAGCTGGCGAGAAGAGAGCTATAAGCCCTCCGGGGGTGAGGCATAACTTTAATCCAGACCAGGGCAGAGGGCCTAGAAGAGCCTGAATTCGGGCGTTGGTTCCGTGACCGGGGCGTGGTTTACATGAGCCTTACACAGCGGCGCGAGGCGCGTACCCAGGAACGGGGGCAGCGGACGCTGCGTGAACGAATATGTCGCAGCGCCGTAAGCGCGTCGTGGCGCTCCCTCGTTAAGCTTTCGCGGCAATGGTGACCGCCGGGTCGCAGTTGTTCCCCGGCGCTCGCCCGGAGCAGGGCCGCACTGCCCGGATCGACCTGTGGCCCTTTCTCCGCCTGTAAGCGTTCTACGCTTAAACCCAACAAAATGAGCCTAGCGGAGCACAACCATGGCGTTCTTCACGGCGGCCAGCAAAGCCGACTTCCAGCACCAACTGCAAGCGGCCCTGGCGCAGCACGTCAGCGAACAGGCATTGCCACAAGTAGCACTGTTCGCCGAACAATTCTTCGGCATCATTTCGCTCGACGAACTGACTCAGCGCCGGTTGTCCGACCTGGTCGGCTGCACCCTCTCATCCTGGCGCCTTGTTGAGCGCTTCGACCCCGCCAGCCCTGAAGTCCGGGTGTTCAACCCCGACTACGAGAAACACGGCTGGCAGTCCACTCACACTGCCGTGGAAGTGCTGCACCCTGACATCCCCTTCCTGGTGGATTCGGTGCGCATGGAGCTGAACCGTCGCGGCTACAGTATCCACACCCTGCAGAACAACGTCATCAGCGTGCGCCGCAATGCCAAGGGCGAGCTGCTGGAAGTCCTGCCCAAGGGCACCCAGGGCAAGGATGTGTGCCAGGAATCGCTGATGTTCCTGGAGATCGACCGCTGCGCCAACAATGGCGCGATGAAGACTCTGGAGAAAGCCCTGCTGGAAGTGCTGGGCGAAGTCCGCGTCACCGTGGCCGACTTCAAGCCGATGAAGGCCAAGGCCCAGGAACTGCTGGCCTGGCTGGACAAGGCCAAGCTCAAGGTCGATGGCGAAGAGCTCAAGGAAGTAAAGGTCTTCATGGACTGGCTCCTGGACGACCACTTCACCTTCCTCGGCTATGAAGAATTTACCGTGGCCGACGACAAGAACGGCGGTCACCTCGTTTACGACGAGAAGTCCCTGCTGGGCGTTTCCCGCCTGCGTCGCGGCGGCCTGAAGAAAGACGACCTGCACATCGAGGCAGAGGCCCTGGCTTACCTGCGTGAACCCAATCTGCTGTCCTTCGCCAAGGCGGCCGAGCCGAGCCGCGTGCATCGCCCGGCCTACCCGGACTTCGTGTCCATCCGTGAGCTGGACGCCAAGGGCAAGGTGATCAAGGAGTGCCGCTTCATGGGCCTCTACACCTCCGCCGTCTACGCCGAGAGCGTGTGGCAGATTCCGTACATCCGCCGCAAGGTCGCGGAAATCCAGCACCGTTCCGGCTTCGACGCCAAGGCCCACCTGGGCAAGGAGCTGACCCAGGTACTGGAAGTGCTGCCGCGCGACGACCTGTTCCAGACCCCGGTGGACGATCTGTTCTCCACTGCCATGTCCATCGTGCAGATGCAGGAACGCAACAAGATCCGCCTGTTCCTGCGTCGCGACCCCTATGGCCGCTTCGCCTATGCGCTGGCCTACGTGCCGCGCGATGTCTACTCCACTGAAACCCGTCTGAAGATCCAGCAGATCCTGATGGAGCGCCTGCAGGCCAGTGACTGCGAGTTCTGGACCTTCTTCTCCGAGTCCGTGCTGGCGCGCGTGCAGTTCATCCTGCGCCTGGACCCGAAGAACAAACTGAACGTTGACATTGCGCTGCTGGAGAAAGAAGTCATCCAGGCCTGCCGCTCGTGGAAAGACGACTACGCCAGCCTGGTCAATGAAAGCTTCGGCGAAGGGCAGGGCACCCGTGTGCTGGTCGACTTCCCGAAGGGTTTCCCAGCCGGCTACCGCGAGCGCTTCGCCCCGCACTCGGCGGTGGTGGACATGCAGCACCTGTTCAGCCTGTCTGAAGAGCGCCCGCTGGTGATGAGCTTCTACCAGCCGCTGGCCCAGGGCGAGCAGCAGCTGCATTGCAAGCTGTATCACGCCGATACCCCGCTGGCCCTGTCCGATGTATTGCCGATCCTGGAAAACCTCGGCCTGCGCGTACTGGGCGAGTTCCCGTACCGCCTGAACCGGGCGGACGGCCGCCAATACTGGATTCACGACTTCGCCTTCACCAGCGCCCTGGGTGACGACGTCGACATCCAGGAACTGAACGACACCCTGCAGGACGCCTTCGTGCATATCGTCGGTGGCCATGCCGAGAACGACGCCTTCAACCGCCTGGTGCTGACTGCTTCCATGCCCTGGCGCGATGTCGCCCTGCTGCGTGCCTATGCGCGCTACCTGAAGCAGATCCGCCTGGGCTTCGACCTGTCCTACATCGCCAGCACCCTGCTGAATCACGCCAACATCGCAAAGGAACTGGTGCGTCTGTTCAAGACCCGCTTCTACCTGGCGCGCAAACTGGCCGCAGACGACCTGGAAGACAAACAGCAGAAGCTGGAGCACGCCATCCTCGGCGAGCTGGATAACGTCGCCGTGCTCAACGAAGACCGCATCCTGCGTCGCTACCTGGACCTGATCAAGGCGACCCTGCGCACCAACTTCTACCAGCCCGACGCGGCCGGTCAGAACAAGTCCTACTTCAGCTTCAAGCTGAGCCCGCGCCTGATCCCCGACATCCCGCGCCCGGTGCCCAAGTTCGAAATCTTCGTCTACTGCCCGCGTGTCGAAGGCGTACACCTGCGCTTCGGCGACGTGGCCCGTGGCGGCCTGCGCTGGTCCGATCGCGAAGAAGACTTCCGCACCGAAGTGCTGGGCCTGGTGAAGGCGCAGCAGGTGAAGAACGCGGTGATCGTGCCCATGGGTGCCAAGGGTGGTTTCATCCCCCGTCGCCTGCCGGTGGGTGGCACCCGTGATGACATCCAGGCCGAAGCCATTGCCTGCTACCGCCTCTTCATCTCCGGCCTGCTGGACGTCACCGACAACCTCAAGGAAGGTAAGGTGGTGCCGCCGGCCAACGTGGTACGCCACGACGCCGACGACCCCTACCTGGTGGTGGCGGCCGACAAGGGCACCGCGACCTTCTCCGACATCGCCAACGGCATTGCCCAGGAATACGGCTTCTGGCTGGGCGACGCCTTCGCCTCCGGTGGCTCGGCTGGCTACGACCACAAGGGCATGGGCATCACCGCCAAGGGCGGCTGGGTGTCGGTGCAGCGGCATTTCCGCGAGCGCGGCATCGATGTGCAGAAGGACCACGTGACCGTGATCGGTATCGGCGACATGGCCGGCGACGTGTTCGGCAACGGCTTGCTGCTGTCGGACAAACTGCAGCTGGTGGCCGCCTTCAACCACATGCACATCTTCATCGACCCGAACCCGGACGCCGCGTCCAGCTTCACTGAGCGCAAGCGCATGTTCGACCTGCCGCGTTCGTCCTGGGCCGACTACGACGCCAAGCTGATCTCCGAAGGCGGCGGCATCTTCCTGCGCAGCGCCAAGAGCATCGCCATCAGCCCGCAGATGCAGCAGCGTTTCGACATCGAAGCGGACAAGCTGACTCCGACCGAACTGCTCAATGCCCTGCTGAAGGCACCGGTCGACCTGCTCTGGAACGGCGGCATCGGCACCTACGTCAAGGCCAGCAGCGAAAGCCACGCCGACGTGGGCGACAAGGCCAACGACGCCCTGCGCGTGGACGGCCGTGAGCTGCGCGCCAAGGTAGTGGGCGAGGGCGGCAACCTCGGCATGACCCAACTGGGCCGCGTCGAATACGGTCTCAACGGTGGCGCCAGCAACACTGACTTCATCGACAACGCCGGCGGTGTGGACTGCTCGGACCATGAGGTCAACATCAAGATCCTGCTCAACGAAATCGTGGCCAATGGCGACATGACCGGCAAACAGCGCAACAAGCTGCTGGCCGAGATGACCGATGACGTGGGCAACCTGGTGCTGGGCAACAACTACAAGCAGACCCAGGCGCTGTCCCTGGCGCAACGCCGCGCTCGCGAGAAGATCGGCGAATACAAGCGCCTGATCGCCGCCCTGGAAGCCGCTGGCAAGCTGGACCGTGGCCTGGAGTTCCTGCCGCCCGACGAGGAGCTGAACGAGCGTATCGCCGGTGGCCAGGGCCTGACCCGTCCGGAGCTGTCGGTGCTGATCTCCTACAGCAAGATCGATCTCAAGGAATCCTTGCTGAAATCCCTGGTGCCGGACGACGACTACCTGGCCCAGGAGATGGAAACCGCCTTCCCGGCGCGGCTGGCCGAGACCTTTGGCGAGTCCATGCGTCGCCACCGCCTGAAGCGCGAAATCATCAGCACCCAGATCGCCAACGACCTGGTCAACCATATGGGTATCACCTTCGTGCAGCGCCTGAAGGAGTCCACCGGCATGAGCGCGGCCAACGTGGCAGGCGCCTATGTGGTGGTGCGTGATGTGTTCCGCCTGCCGCACTGGTGGCAACAGGTCGAGGCACTGGACTACAAGGTCCCGGCCGAGCTGCAGCTGACCCTGATGGACGAGCTGATGCGCCTGGGTCGCCGTGCTACCCGCTGGTTCCTGCGCAGCCGTCGTGAAGACCAGAACGCCGCCCGCGACGTCAACCACTTCGGCCCGCGTGTGGAGGCCCTGGCCGGTCGCCTGGATGAGCTGCTCGAAGGTCCGTCCCGCGAGCAGTGGCTGGCGCGCTTCCAGTCCTATGTCGAAGCGGGTGCTCCCGAGGATCTGGCCCGTGTCGTGGCAGGCACCAGCCACCTCTACACCCTGCTGCCGATCATCGAAGCGTCGGACGTCACCGGCAAGGACACCGCCGAAGTCGCGGCTGCCTACTTCGCCGTTGGCGGGGCCCTGGACCTGTCGTGGTACTTGCAGCAGATCACCAGCCTGCCGGTGGAAAACAACTGGCAAGCCCTGGCGCGGGAAGCCTTCCGCGACGACCTGGACTGGCAGCAGCGGGCGATCACCATCTCCGTGTTGCAGATGAACAATGGCCCGGTCGACATCGAGGAGCGTGTGGCACTGTGGCTGGACCAGCACCGCGCCCTGGTGGAGCGCTGGAAGGTCATGCTGGTCGAACTGCGTGCC comes from the Pseudomonas sp. TCU-HL1 genome and includes:
- a CDS encoding NAD-glutamate dehydrogenase, with the translated sequence MAFFTAASKADFQHQLQAALAQHVSEQALPQVALFAEQFFGIISLDELTQRRLSDLVGCTLSSWRLVERFDPASPEVRVFNPDYEKHGWQSTHTAVEVLHPDIPFLVDSVRMELNRRGYSIHTLQNNVISVRRNAKGELLEVLPKGTQGKDVCQESLMFLEIDRCANNGAMKTLEKALLEVLGEVRVTVADFKPMKAKAQELLAWLDKAKLKVDGEELKEVKVFMDWLLDDHFTFLGYEEFTVADDKNGGHLVYDEKSLLGVSRLRRGGLKKDDLHIEAEALAYLREPNLLSFAKAAEPSRVHRPAYPDFVSIRELDAKGKVIKECRFMGLYTSAVYAESVWQIPYIRRKVAEIQHRSGFDAKAHLGKELTQVLEVLPRDDLFQTPVDDLFSTAMSIVQMQERNKIRLFLRRDPYGRFAYALAYVPRDVYSTETRLKIQQILMERLQASDCEFWTFFSESVLARVQFILRLDPKNKLNVDIALLEKEVIQACRSWKDDYASLVNESFGEGQGTRVLVDFPKGFPAGYRERFAPHSAVVDMQHLFSLSEERPLVMSFYQPLAQGEQQLHCKLYHADTPLALSDVLPILENLGLRVLGEFPYRLNRADGRQYWIHDFAFTSALGDDVDIQELNDTLQDAFVHIVGGHAENDAFNRLVLTASMPWRDVALLRAYARYLKQIRLGFDLSYIASTLLNHANIAKELVRLFKTRFYLARKLAADDLEDKQQKLEHAILGELDNVAVLNEDRILRRYLDLIKATLRTNFYQPDAAGQNKSYFSFKLSPRLIPDIPRPVPKFEIFVYCPRVEGVHLRFGDVARGGLRWSDREEDFRTEVLGLVKAQQVKNAVIVPMGAKGGFIPRRLPVGGTRDDIQAEAIACYRLFISGLLDVTDNLKEGKVVPPANVVRHDADDPYLVVAADKGTATFSDIANGIAQEYGFWLGDAFASGGSAGYDHKGMGITAKGGWVSVQRHFRERGIDVQKDHVTVIGIGDMAGDVFGNGLLLSDKLQLVAAFNHMHIFIDPNPDAASSFTERKRMFDLPRSSWADYDAKLISEGGGIFLRSAKSIAISPQMQQRFDIEADKLTPTELLNALLKAPVDLLWNGGIGTYVKASSESHADVGDKANDALRVDGRELRAKVVGEGGNLGMTQLGRVEYGLNGGASNTDFIDNAGGVDCSDHEVNIKILLNEIVANGDMTGKQRNKLLAEMTDDVGNLVLGNNYKQTQALSLAQRRAREKIGEYKRLIAALEAAGKLDRGLEFLPPDEELNERIAGGQGLTRPELSVLISYSKIDLKESLLKSLVPDDDYLAQEMETAFPARLAETFGESMRRHRLKREIISTQIANDLVNHMGITFVQRLKESTGMSAANVAGAYVVVRDVFRLPHWWQQVEALDYKVPAELQLTLMDELMRLGRRATRWFLRSRREDQNAARDVNHFGPRVEALAGRLDELLEGPSREQWLARFQSYVEAGAPEDLARVVAGTSHLYTLLPIIEASDVTGKDTAEVAAAYFAVGGALDLSWYLQQITSLPVENNWQALAREAFRDDLDWQQRAITISVLQMNNGPVDIEERVALWLDQHRALVERWKVMLVELRAATTTDYAMYAVANRELMDLAQSGQHGVCIP
- a CDS encoding AAA family ATPase — its product is MEHRDALVALRNFLSTQILGQEKLIDRLLVALLADGHLLVEGAPGLAKTKAIKDLADGVEAEFHRIQFTPDLLPADITGTEIYRPENGSFVFQQGPIFHNLVLADEINRAPAKVQSALLEAMAERQVSIGRSTYNLPPLFLVMATQNPIEQEGTYPLPEAQLDRFLMHVRIGYPDASVERKILQQARGEALHGETRAELQVSQQAIFGARKEILGLYMADAVEEYLVHLVMATRTPAKFDSEMAEWLAWGASPRGSIALDRCARAHAWMAGRDFVSPEDIQAVLFDVLRHRLILSFEAEAAGIDQDRVIQRILDVVAVA